One region of Vitis vinifera cultivar Pinot Noir 40024 chromosome 1, ASM3070453v1 genomic DNA includes:
- the LOC100264211 gene encoding uncharacterized protein LOC100264211, translating to MEAASSVTRSFVATSNPPRVSITSPIASNPAWCSTPANMFPLYASSTNFFAILPTPHPNPRNCALYLTRCSTRPDTTDKNSTVGPSSNSNSNSKPQDSAAPASNESLSSAAAAASSSSRGLVFDLGPSNSWDSAQIGSPVVKRFLSDDEERWYMWYHGASNENSASDSIGLAVSSNGVHWERGGGPVRSGGDVGLVMNCGKDWWAFDTMSIRPSDVVIMSSNRVRGSSAVYWLYYTGYSSEKVVFLDDSLELYLENPERAGAENGENGGIGKIFKSLPGLAISQDGRHWARIEGEHHTGALFDVGLENEWDSMYIASPQVVFHGNGDLRMYYHSFDVENGQFAIGIARSKDGIRWVKLGKIMGGGISGSFDESGVVKACVVKNRRDGKYVMAYEGVDGNGRRSIGLAVSPDGLKEWRRSQDEAVLMPAEDDGWDNKGVGSPCLVQMDGDGDGGEWRLYYRGIGQGGRTGIGMAVCEGSDRRRFRKWTGFHL from the coding sequence ATGGAGGCTGCATCATCCGTTACGAGGAGCTTCGTTGCAACTTCAAACCCACCAAGAGTATCCATTACCAGCCCAATAGCCTCCAACCCAGCATGGTGTTCCACCCCTGCAAACATGTTCCCTCTTTACGCCTCCTCCACTAACTTCTTCGCTATCTTGCCTACCCCTCACCCTAACCCCAGAAACTGTGCGCTTTATCTCACTCGATGTTCTACAAGACCAGACACAACCGACAAAAATTCTACTGTTGGACCCagttcaaattcaaattctaatTCGAAACCCCAAGATTCAGCCGCCCCCGCTTCGAATGAATCCCTTTcttctgctgctgctgctgcttctTCATCTTCTAGGGGTTTGGTGTTTGATTTGGGTCCCTCAAACTCATGGGACAGTGCCCAAATCGGGTCACCGGTGGTGAAGAGATTTCTCAGTGACGATGAGGAGAGGTGGTACATGTGGTACCATGGGGCGTCCAATGAAAATTCGGCTTCGGATTCCATCGGTTTGGCGGTTTCGAGCAATGGGGTTCATTGGGAGCGAGGCGGTGGTCCAGTTAGGTCGGGTGGGGATGTGGGATTGGTGATGAATTGTGGGAAAGACTGGTGGGCGTTCGATACAATGAGCATTAGGCCTTCTGATGTCGTCATCATGTCCAGCAACAGGGTTAGAGGTTCTAGTGCTGTGTACTGGCTTTACTATACTGGGTATAGTTCGGAAAAGGTGGTGTTTTTGGATGATTCTTTGGAGTTGTATTTAGAAAACCCAGAAAGGGCTGGCGCTGAGAATGGGGAGAATGGTGGAATTGGCAAGATTTTCAAGTCTTTGCCGGGGTTGGCCATCAGCCAAGATGGGAGGCACTGGGCTAGAATTGAAGGGGAGCATCACACCGGAGCTCTGTTTGATGTGGGATTGGAAAACGAGTGGGATTCCATGTACATTGCCTCACCGCAGGTTGTTTTCCATGGAAACGGTGATCTCAGGATGTATTATCACTCTTTTGATGTGGAAAATGGGCAGTTTGCTATTGGAATAGCAAGGTCAAAAGATGGGATTAGATGGGTGAAGTTGGGGAAGATAATGGGAGGAGGAATAAGTGGTAGTTTTGATGAGTCAGGGGTGGTGAAGGCTTGTGTGGTGAAAAACCGGAGGGATGGGAAGTACGTGATGGCATATGAAGGTGTTGATGGCAATGGGAGGAGGAGTATTGGATTGGCAGTGTCTCCAGATGGGTTGAAGGAGTGGAGGAGGTCTCAGGATGAGGCAGTTTTGATGCCAGCAGAGGATGATGGATGGGATAATAAAGGAGTGGGATCCCCATGTTTAGTGCAGATGGATGGGGATGGGGATGGGGGTGAGTGGAGATTATATTACAGGGGCATTGGCCAGGGGGGGAGGACAGGTATTGGAATGGCAGTTTGTGAAGGAAGTGATAGAAGGAGATTTAGAAAATGGACAGGATTTCATCTGTAA
- the LOC100267719 gene encoding uncharacterized protein LOC100267719 encodes MSFMKGDLLARTRKLVKGLAKAEPVWLKAMERAPPPTFPRPDGKVKKISLPEDFYIQKFFQKHPDSKYEDAIKISAFNPPPARVFGCRVLELKEQGVSEEEAMAVADMEYRAEKKAKKMAYARLKQIARLQGKRLPPNPYPSAIKEIQAEERKYVRDRFFNPKILKIVEKMKEEKAAAMQDRMRGGGWQSF; translated from the exons ATGTCATTCATGAAAGGAGATCTGCTCGCAAGAACGAGAAAGCTCGTTAAGGGCTTGGCTAAGGCTGAGCCAGTCTGGCTGAAAGCCATGGAACG GGCCCCACCTCCAACATTTCCTCGGCCTGATGGAAAAGTTAAGAAAATCAGTCTCCCTGAggatttttatattcaaaagtTCTTTCAGAAGCATCCAGATTCTAAATATGAAGATGCTATCAA GATTAGTGCTTTTAACCCCCCTCCAGCCCGTGTATTTGGTTGTCGGGTGCTTGAGTTGAAGGAACAGGGAGTCAGTGAGGAAGAGGCCATGGCTGTAGCCGAT ATGGAATATAGGGCAGAGAAAAAGGCCAAAAAGATGGCATATGCTCGACTGAAGCAAATTGCTCGTCTTCAAGGGAAGAGACTTCCTCCTAACCCATATCCTAGTGCTATCAAGGAGATACAGGCTGAAGAGAGGAAATATGTTCGTGACCGTTTCTTCAATCCCAAGATACTTAAAATTGTGGAGAAGATGAAAGAGGAGAAAGCAGCTGCGATGCAGGACCGAATGAGAGGAGGTGGCTGGCAATCTTTTTGA